Proteins from one Hemicordylus capensis ecotype Gifberg chromosome 7, rHemCap1.1.pri, whole genome shotgun sequence genomic window:
- the LOC128332881 gene encoding uncharacterized protein LOC128332881, protein MPRVGKGWGRRGWKGCPFGSEEPLSPGTERSSGTGGLQEEAGEGGSGGTQAASGGRDCPTELKNGGAGGASQPHLGAPGVEELVAGRAASSSLHPESLLLPPRSSQEKQRRQQQQQQHHREDSCLPDTELHLSYRILLLELHLSYRNLLLELHLSYRNLLLELHLLYLLLLLGLLLSYWILIPPLCLLHQILLPPLCLLHRILLLQLHIQHQILLL, encoded by the exons ATGCCCCGAGTGGGGAAAGGATGGGGAAGAAGAGGCTGGAAAGGCTGCCCGTTTGGATCGGAGGAGCCTCTCTCGCCAGGCACGGAGCGCAGCAGCGGCACTGGGGGGCTGCAGGAAGAAGCCGGAGAGGGGGGCAGCGGAGGGACCCAGGCGGCGTCCGGAGGGCGGGACTGTCCCACTGAGCTCAAGAATGGGGGCGCGGGCGGAGCATCTCAGCCGCACTTGGGCGCTCCCGGAGTGGAAGAGCTCGTGGCCGGCCGCGCTGCTAGCAGCAG CCTCCATCCTGAGTCCTTGCTGCTTCCTCCTCGCTCAAGCCAAGAaaagcagcggcggcagcagcagcagcagcagcatcatcgCGAAGATTCCTGTCTCCCAGATACCG AGCTCCACCTCTCGTACCGGATCCTGCTCCTAGAGCTCCATCTCTCGTACCGGAATCTGCTCCTAGAGCTCCATCTCTCATACCGGAATCTGCTCCTAGAGCTCCACCTCTtgtacctgctcctgctcctgggaCTCCTTCTCTCCTACTGGATCCTAATCCCACCACTCTGCCTCTTGCATCAGATCCTGCTCCCACCACTCTGCCTCTTGCATCGGATCCTGCTCCTACAGCTCCATATCCAGCACCAGATACTGCTCCTTTAG
- the LOC128332866 gene encoding carcinoembryonic antigen-related cell adhesion molecule 5-like, with protein MGQREERLKSSWPATLLAASILSSCFLLAPAKESTKKSTKKSTSPDEIPVTWEPAKPEVGGTITLQPKANLKHIYCCKWYRGEASTKKVYKILEYYPETKITVQSSAYSDREAIEGACVLVITDLILRDSGEYIVKLEKPGRLKGLGFAKIKVSGTRSDTDFHIACQPSKPSLGDTVTLRPRVSLGGITYCKWYQGPNQEDNNMIALYELETHDKITRKAVYDRGSIEKRCILVIRDLELSDSGEYTMEIKEAELVRGIGRAYIDLSVPASLLQLDPSSSAHPPVASDAHPPVPDPMLDVLAELTTPDPAPSAHSPVPDPSLSPLPVLAPSATPDPLPSTLSLGVVAGIVVWCLIVMAVTGVLLSSWLRTRRQRGRKQPR; from the exons ATGGGGCAGCGGGAGGAGAGGCTGAAGAGCTCCTGGCCTGCCACGCTCCTAGCAG CCTCCATCCTGAGTTCTTGCTTCCTCTTGGCTCCAGCCAAGGAGAGCACCAAGAAGAGCACCAAGAAGAGCACCAGCCCCGACGAAATTCCTGTAACTTGGGAACCAGCAAAGCCAGAAGTAGGAGGCACAATCACCCTTCAACCAAAAGCAAACTTGAAGCACATCTACTGCTGCAAATGGTACCGAGGAGAAGCAAGTACAAAAAAGGTTTATAAGATCCTGGAATATTACCCAGAGACTAAGATAACTGTGCAATCAAGCGCCTACAGTGATCGAGAGGCTATAGAGGGAGCCTGTGTCCTTGTCATCACAGATTTAATATTACGTGATTCTGGGGAATATATAGTGAAGCTTGAAAAACCTGGAAGACTTAAAGGACTTGGGTTTGCAAAAATAAAGGTCTCAG gcaCACGCAGTGACACTGACTTCCATATCGCCTGCCAACCATCAAAGCCATCCCTAGGAGACACTGTCACCCTGAGACCAAGAGTAAGCCTGGGAGGCATCACCTATTGCAAATGGTACCAAGGGCCAAATCAAGAGGATAATAATATGATTGCTCTCTATGAACTGGAGACTCACGACAAAATAACTAGAAAGGCTGTCTATGACCGAGGCTCCATAGAAAAACGCTGTATCCTGGTCATCAGGGATTTAGAATTAAGTGACTCTGGCGAATACACAATGGAAATCAAAGAAGCTGAACTTGTTCGAGGAATCGGGCGTGCATACATAGACCTCTCAG TTCCAGCCTCGCTTCTTCAGCTGGATCCTTCTTCTTCAGCTCATCCTCCAGTGGCCAGTGATGCTCATCCACCTGTACCAGATCCAATGCTGGATGTCTTAGCTGAGCTGACCACACCAGATCCTGCTCCTTCCGCTCACTCTCCTGTTCCAgatccttccctttctcctcttcctgtttTAGCTCCTTCTGCTACCCCGGATCCTCTTCCGTCCACGTTGTCTCTGGGCGTCGTTGCTGGGATCGTGGTTTGGTGCTTGATCGTGATGGCCGTCACTGGGGTCCTCCTGTCCTCTTGGCTCC